The following are encoded in a window of Kitasatospora sp. NBC_01250 genomic DNA:
- a CDS encoding chitinase, whose translation MPPTTPPPPTTPPPPTTAPPTTPPPTTAPPTTTPPTGGTCPTKPKPSGKVLQGYWENWDGAANGVHPGMGWIPITDSRIAVNGYNVINAAFPVILSDGTVEWQDGMDTNVKVPTPAEMCQAKAAGATILMSIGGASAGIDLSSSTVADRFVATVVPILKEYNFDGIDIDIETGLAGSGDINTLSASQANLERIIDGVLSQMPAGFGLTMAPETAYVTGGSVTYGSIWGAYLPIVKKYADNGHLWWLNMQYYNGSMYGCSGDSYEAGTVQGFTAQTTCLNNGLTIQGTTIKVPYDEQVPGLPAQPGAGGGYMAPSLVGQSWNAFGGSLKGLMTWSLNWDGSLGWTFGDNVKSLQGR comes from the coding sequence GTGCCGCCGACCACGCCGCCACCCCCCACCACGCCGCCGCCGCCGACGACCGCGCCGCCCACCACGCCGCCGCCCACCACCGCGCCGCCGACGACGACGCCTCCCACCGGTGGCACCTGCCCCACGAAGCCCAAGCCGTCGGGCAAGGTCCTGCAGGGCTACTGGGAGAACTGGGACGGCGCCGCGAACGGCGTCCACCCCGGCATGGGCTGGATCCCCATCACGGACAGCCGGATCGCCGTGAACGGCTACAACGTCATCAACGCCGCCTTCCCGGTGATCCTCTCCGACGGCACCGTCGAGTGGCAGGACGGCATGGACACCAACGTCAAGGTCCCGACCCCCGCCGAGATGTGCCAGGCGAAGGCGGCCGGGGCGACGATCCTGATGTCGATCGGCGGAGCCTCCGCGGGCATCGACCTGAGCTCCAGCACCGTCGCCGACCGGTTCGTGGCGACCGTCGTCCCGATCCTCAAGGAGTACAACTTCGACGGGATCGACATCGACATCGAGACCGGCCTCGCCGGCAGCGGCGACATCAACACGCTCTCCGCCTCGCAGGCCAACCTGGAGCGGATCATCGACGGCGTGCTGTCCCAGATGCCCGCGGGCTTCGGCCTGACGATGGCCCCCGAAACCGCCTACGTCACCGGCGGCAGCGTCACCTACGGGTCGATCTGGGGCGCCTACCTGCCGATCGTCAAGAAGTACGCCGACAACGGGCACCTGTGGTGGCTGAACATGCAGTACTACAACGGCAGCATGTACGGCTGCTCCGGCGATTCCTACGAGGCCGGCACCGTGCAGGGCTTCACCGCGCAGACCACCTGCCTGAACAACGGCCTGACCATTCAGGGCACCACCATCAAGGTGCCCTACGACGAGCAGGTGCCCGGCCTGCCGGCCCAACCCGGCGCGGGTGGCGGCTACATGGCGCCGAGCCTGGTCGGCCAGTCGTGGAACGCCTTCGGCGGTTCGCTGAAGGGGCTCATGACGTGGTCGCTCAACTGGGACGGCTCACTCGGCTGGACCTTCGGCGACAACGTCAAGTCGCTCCAGGGCCGCTGA
- a CDS encoding carbohydrate binding domain-containing protein yields the protein MRVARIAGSVCALALAATGSVVALAPASSAAGATSVYSVAPYVDMSNSQEGLLDTAITAHGLKAYTAAFVLGTGCNQVWGDTLPIGADSFTDPLIAKAKSEGASLIVSSGGASGEPLAWTCTTQSSIDAGYQAIINDYGVTQLDFDIEGAAIADTASVARQMQAMKDLKAANPALQFSMTLPVLANGLTADGVNIVQAAKNAGIKIDVVNIMTMDYYTGSGTEMGQGSVAAAQATLAQMQSVDPSYTYANLGITPMIGKNDDGSTFTLADAQTVESFAAQHGVGRLAFWSIDRDQPCSGTANSLSTCSEIGQSNLAFTDAFVPYEGSGGGGGGTTSSDFSLAVAPGSASVAQGGSTTATVSTAVTAGSAEPVTLSASGAPSGVSLAFSPASVSSGAGSTLTATVASSVAAGSYPITVTGTASTGSHSATFTLTVTGSGGGGGGGGALANAGFETGALGPWTGGGTVVSSPVHSGSYALQVTPTAGSTGETDQTVTLAPNHSYTLTAWVQGPYAYVGVSGGATASAWSNGSTWNQVTVPFTTGSSGTVTVYVHGWYGQGAVDADDFSLS from the coding sequence ATGCGTGTGGCAAGAATCGCCGGTTCCGTCTGCGCCCTCGCGCTGGCGGCCACCGGCTCGGTGGTCGCGCTGGCCCCCGCCAGCAGCGCGGCCGGCGCCACCAGCGTCTACTCCGTAGCGCCCTACGTCGACATGTCGAACAGTCAGGAAGGCCTGCTCGACACCGCCATCACGGCGCACGGCCTCAAGGCCTACACCGCGGCCTTCGTGCTGGGCACCGGCTGCAACCAGGTCTGGGGAGACACCCTCCCGATCGGCGCCGACTCCTTCACCGACCCGCTGATCGCCAAGGCGAAGTCCGAGGGCGCCTCGCTGATCGTCTCCTCCGGCGGCGCCTCCGGGGAACCGCTCGCCTGGACCTGCACCACCCAGAGCAGCATCGACGCCGGCTACCAGGCCATCATCAACGACTACGGCGTCACCCAGCTCGACTTCGACATCGAAGGCGCCGCCATCGCGGACACCGCCTCGGTGGCCCGCCAGATGCAGGCGATGAAGGACCTCAAGGCGGCCAACCCCGCCCTGCAGTTCTCGATGACGCTCCCGGTGCTGGCGAACGGCCTGACCGCGGACGGTGTCAACATCGTCCAGGCCGCCAAGAACGCGGGCATCAAGATCGACGTGGTCAACATCATGACCATGGACTACTACACCGGCAGCGGCACCGAGATGGGCCAGGGCTCGGTGGCCGCCGCCCAGGCCACGCTCGCCCAGATGCAGTCGGTCGACCCGAGCTACACCTACGCCAACCTCGGGATCACCCCGATGATCGGCAAGAACGACGACGGCTCCACCTTCACCCTGGCGGACGCCCAGACGGTGGAGAGCTTCGCCGCGCAGCACGGCGTCGGCCGTCTCGCGTTCTGGTCGATCGACCGCGACCAGCCCTGCAGCGGCACCGCCAACTCCCTGTCCACCTGCAGTGAGATCGGCCAGAGCAACCTGGCGTTCACCGACGCGTTCGTCCCGTACGAGGGCAGCGGCGGCGGGGGCGGCGGGACGACGAGCAGCGACTTCTCGCTCGCCGTCGCCCCGGGCTCGGCCTCGGTGGCCCAGGGCGGCTCCACCACGGCGACCGTGTCCACCGCGGTCACCGCCGGCAGCGCCGAGCCGGTCACCCTCTCCGCCTCCGGCGCGCCCTCGGGCGTGAGCCTCGCCTTCAGCCCGGCCTCGGTCAGCTCCGGCGCCGGCTCGACGCTGACGGCCACCGTCGCCTCCTCGGTGGCCGCCGGCTCCTACCCGATCACCGTCACCGGCACCGCGAGCACCGGAAGCCACAGCGCGACCTTCACCCTCACGGTCACCGGCAGCGGTGGCGGGGGCGGGGGCGGCGGCGCGCTGGCCAACGCCGGCTTCGAGACGGGCGCTCTGGGCCCGTGGACGGGTGGCGGCACCGTGGTCTCCAGCCCGGTCCACTCCGGCAGCTACGCGCTCCAGGTGACCCCCACCGCCGGCAGCACCGGCGAGACCGACCAGACGGTCACCCTCGCGCCCAACCACAGCTACACGCTGACGGCCTGGGTCCAGGGCCCGTACGCCTACGTGGGCGTCTCGGGCGGCGCGACGGCCAGCGCCTGGTCCAACGGATCGACGTGGAACCAGGTGACGGTCCCCTTCACCACCGGAAGCAGCGGCACGGTCACGGTCTACGTGCACGGCTGGTACGGCCAGGGCGCGGTGGACGCCGACGACTTCAGCCTGAGCTGA
- a CDS encoding threonine/serine exporter family protein translates to MLSAPPHPHPPAGSPALAAGLPAFAAGSSPPADPRRRLLLDLGAALLSGGVPVHDVEEELSALGRALGAPQVRVAALTTGLFIAMDPDEGTAFEPVGAALRFEQTAEVLDVVQRVRAGALDGPGALTALDGIRRTPARWPAWVADLGVLPVGVGICLYLQPVAANVVAAAFGSLVVAGLSMLARRAPLLRPLLPVTAGFLVALLVLLAARASLLDGPLRTIVATLAILLPGSLLVTGLSEIAAGAASAGAARLVSGTVQLALFLTGVVAATAATGTPTSVLADVPVPAARWWVVSLGVALAVLGIVINVHVPPRAIAWIVAVVAVTATVQIAVGSSDGPAVGGLAGAVTAAAAATVAHWLPGGPAWRVAYLPAFWIVVPGSFGLLHSAQIEVGNATHSLVTAASAVFGVAIGTLIGSVVSRIPLPALTRTGPHRPS, encoded by the coding sequence ATGCTCAGCGCACCACCGCATCCCCACCCTCCCGCCGGCTCGCCCGCCCTCGCCGCCGGCTTGCCCGCCTTCGCCGCCGGCTCCTCGCCTCCCGCCGATCCGCGTCGGCGCCTATTGCTCGACCTGGGCGCGGCGCTGCTCAGCGGCGGCGTGCCCGTGCACGACGTCGAGGAGGAACTCTCCGCCCTGGGGCGGGCGCTGGGAGCTCCGCAGGTGAGGGTCGCCGCTCTCACGACCGGGCTCTTCATCGCGATGGACCCGGACGAGGGGACGGCGTTCGAGCCGGTCGGCGCGGCGCTGCGGTTCGAGCAGACGGCGGAGGTGCTCGACGTGGTGCAGCGCGTGCGGGCCGGCGCGCTCGACGGCCCCGGGGCGCTGACCGCCCTGGACGGGATCCGCCGGACGCCCGCCCGGTGGCCGGCCTGGGTCGCGGACCTGGGAGTGCTGCCGGTCGGGGTGGGGATCTGCCTCTACCTGCAGCCGGTGGCGGCGAACGTGGTGGCTGCCGCGTTCGGGTCGCTCGTCGTGGCGGGGCTGTCCATGCTGGCGCGCCGAGCGCCGCTGCTGCGACCGCTGCTGCCGGTCACGGCCGGCTTCCTGGTGGCGCTGCTGGTGCTGCTGGCCGCCCGGGCCTCGTTGCTCGACGGTCCGCTGCGCACGATCGTGGCGACGCTGGCGATCCTGCTGCCCGGGAGCCTCCTGGTGACCGGGCTCTCGGAGATAGCCGCCGGTGCCGCCAGTGCCGGAGCGGCCAGGCTGGTCTCCGGGACGGTGCAGCTCGCCCTCTTCCTGACCGGGGTGGTGGCGGCCACCGCGGCGACCGGCACGCCGACCTCCGTTCTCGCCGACGTCCCGGTCCCGGCGGCGCGCTGGTGGGTCGTCTCCCTCGGGGTCGCCCTGGCCGTGCTGGGAATCGTGATCAACGTGCACGTGCCGCCGCGTGCCATCGCCTGGATCGTCGCCGTGGTCGCGGTGACCGCCACCGTGCAGATCGCCGTCGGCAGCTCGGACGGCCCGGCCGTCGGGGGACTGGCCGGTGCGGTCACCGCCGCGGCGGCGGCCACCGTCGCGCACTGGCTGCCGGGCGGCCCGGCCTGGCGGGTGGCCTACCTGCCCGCCTTCTGGATCGTGGTCCCCGGTTCCTTCGGTCTGCTGCACAGCGCCCAGATCGAGGTGGGCAACGCCACCCACTCCCTGGTCACGGCCGCCTCCGCCGTCTTCGGGGTGGCGATCGGCACCCTGATCGGGTCGGTGGTCAGCCGGATCCCGCTGCCGGCCCTCACCCGGACGGGGCCGCACCGGCCGTCCTGA
- a CDS encoding copper resistance CopC/CopD family protein gives MPLTPMAWVRRLLLAGLLAVAVLLGVAGPAAAHAALVAATPSDGAVLSGEPHQVELEFSEEVTLRLSSIRVIAPDGRRADSGPVRATGTTLTVPLAPGGPQGSYVVDWRVSAVDDGHTTAGAVVFSVGAPSRDAALGGGGEDRLTDAVQDLAVWLGFAGLAAMVGCAAVRLRCLPADAPARARELSWPASAGWAVLLAGTVLQLFVYGPATQGESLDRLADRELLSATLSSHEGRTLVARILLLALVAALGGPLLRGGAAATAGAAVLTLLLALTWAQTSHAAGGSLVPLALAVTTVHVAAMAVWAGGLFTLAVLGARGVELTAVAGRFSRLALGSVGLLAATGLYQAFREVSGPAALTGTSYGRLLIAKAAVLALVLAIAALARRRLTTRPLALRRALLLELGGVTMLLLLTVLLLATAPARSPAGSDTPAAAAGTAGVAGCPRGPGPGGPPVTRPGDRACDRPGHPISWP, from the coding sequence ATGCCACTGACCCCCATGGCCTGGGTGCGCCGCCTGCTGCTGGCGGGCCTGCTCGCCGTCGCGGTGCTGCTCGGGGTCGCCGGGCCGGCCGCCGCGCACGCCGCGCTGGTGGCGGCCACGCCCTCGGACGGCGCGGTGCTCAGCGGCGAACCACACCAGGTGGAACTGGAGTTCAGCGAAGAGGTCACGCTGCGCCTGAGCTCGATCCGGGTGATCGCCCCGGACGGGCGGCGGGCCGACAGCGGTCCGGTGCGGGCCACCGGGACCACGCTCACCGTGCCGCTGGCCCCGGGCGGGCCGCAGGGCAGCTACGTGGTCGACTGGCGGGTCAGCGCGGTGGACGACGGGCACACCACCGCCGGCGCGGTGGTCTTCTCGGTCGGCGCGCCCAGCCGCGACGCCGCGCTCGGCGGGGGCGGCGAGGACCGGCTCACCGACGCGGTGCAGGACCTGGCGGTCTGGCTCGGTTTCGCGGGCCTGGCCGCCATGGTCGGCTGTGCGGCGGTCCGGCTGCGCTGCCTGCCGGCCGACGCCCCGGCGCGGGCGCGGGAGTTGAGCTGGCCCGCGTCCGCCGGGTGGGCCGTGCTGCTCGCCGGGACGGTGCTCCAGCTCTTCGTGTACGGGCCCGCCACCCAGGGCGAGTCGCTCGACCGCCTCGCGGACCGGGAGCTGCTCTCCGCGACTCTCTCCAGCCACGAGGGCCGGACGCTGGTGGCACGGATCCTGCTGCTCGCGCTCGTCGCGGCGCTGGGCGGGCCCCTCCTGCGCGGCGGTGCGGCCGCCACGGCGGGCGCGGCCGTCCTCACCCTGCTGCTCGCGCTCACCTGGGCGCAGACCAGCCACGCGGCCGGCGGCTCGCTGGTGCCGCTGGCCCTGGCGGTCACCACCGTGCACGTGGCGGCGATGGCGGTCTGGGCGGGCGGGCTGTTCACGCTGGCCGTGCTGGGCGCGCGCGGGGTGGAGCTGACGGCGGTCGCGGGCCGGTTCTCCCGGCTGGCCCTGGGCTCGGTGGGCCTGCTCGCCGCCACCGGCCTCTACCAGGCGTTCCGCGAGGTGAGCGGTCCGGCCGCACTGACCGGCACCTCCTACGGCCGGCTGCTCATCGCCAAGGCCGCCGTGCTGGCCCTCGTCCTCGCGATCGCCGCCCTCGCCCGCCGCCGGCTCACCACCCGGCCGCTCGCCCTGCGGCGGGCGCTCCTGCTGGAACTCGGCGGCGTCACCATGCTGCTCCTCCTCACCGTGCTGCTGCTCGCAACCGCCCCGGCCCGCTCCCCGGCGGGCAGTGACACCCCGGCTGCCGCGGCGGGGACGGCGGGGGTGGCGGGGTGTCCCCGAGGTCCGGGGCCCGGGGGCCCGCCCGTCACCCGTCCGGGTGACAGGGCTTGTGACCGCCCCGGGCATCCCATCAGCTGGCCTTGA
- a CDS encoding large conductance mechanosensitive channel protein MscL — protein MLKGFKNFLMRGDVVVVAVGLIIALAFSTLIKAFTDSVINPIITRAQGGKSVGLGVQLGQAGNTATYVDFGAFIAALVYFVIFMAVVYFLIVVPYKHVQARRGVPVFGAPQPLKTCPACLCEDLPEGATRCWHCATDLNPTGAPA, from the coding sequence ATGCTGAAGGGCTTCAAGAACTTCCTGATGCGCGGCGACGTCGTCGTCGTGGCTGTCGGACTGATCATCGCGCTCGCCTTCAGCACGCTCATCAAGGCGTTCACCGACAGCGTCATCAACCCGATCATCACCCGGGCGCAGGGCGGCAAGTCGGTCGGCCTCGGCGTCCAGCTCGGTCAAGCGGGCAACACCGCGACCTACGTGGACTTCGGCGCCTTCATCGCCGCGCTCGTCTACTTCGTCATCTTCATGGCGGTCGTCTACTTCCTCATCGTCGTCCCGTACAAGCACGTCCAGGCCCGCCGGGGCGTCCCTGTCTTCGGGGCCCCTCAGCCGCTGAAGACCTGCCCGGCGTGCCTCTGCGAGGACCTGCCGGAAGGCGCCACCCGCTGCTGGCACTGCGCCACCGACCTGAACCCGACGGGCGCCCCGGCCTGA
- a CDS encoding LamG domain-containing protein has protein sequence MFSLTALVTATSLTMSVAQAAPTPAPAATSADPAPGPGYAVNGEVAHYDFDYGTDQSAPNRITGGPNAVYHNGAAANPGTDNTLIWGLPGGTHRTVQLDGRSQYASVPLTLPTDQSFTVSAWVLPNKAGAAESVITEDGSRTSGFSLRIDPNGTPVFAMPQSDADQATWDTARGPVPVPSNNDWNYTHLTGVFDAQAGEIRLYVNGVKVADVPHTASWKAAGQLEIGRGLTAGQGADYFPGKMAEVRIWQRALPDLEAANVAIPDGVNRDDVCTAGSWLHAGGPQVKALAAKALASDRPGLRQDAGQYMGYGPLPIAREQDKEDEQKVDSAQNARPGAWGTVTKPFGDGIFGDDYTAFLNPPNYFDPMQKFLLDTGERNFNPPPPPGPSQDALNQALSIAHQHQASEQSPYGFYHFYAGDGAVKSWSAYEIARFIRFGGFPTQAPASGSVEFRTEVEDLKTQWAACDSQDPIDPNHVLDAVVATASAEWQAEQGSMAEQRADIVAADAQAYQDVRTASAAMNEAQGQAYIVGRMLFFQKYWQGQPKSNIFYPKPEKFPQATAAMATAKKAIQAQLTIAQKAAASAKAQADKATAAQADAGKTALANGTPYGRGLTYALQSAQVTSASAAAAQSAAKAIEATLNAVSTGQADSKALYALIDTQAHAAQAEFQRAAAQAAADQAHNAAAAAAVQAGQAAQNAATAKADRITAEQAEATAKSAAADADAKLAVAQQEAATAASARQSADSHRADAEAAEAKAQQQQAAATTAMNAAQADEQTAADKASAARNAEAQAAATRDAAADAEQARDAALSRQKALDTAATAAQGTSDAQDARQAANDADTAAGQATDAASGARTAADQAGQAAIAARADATRATGAAQRSRAAADAAQADAATTSAAAATAHAAAADAINASAAAAQNVKNAEQQAQNAVTAAAGARKDALTARVDADRAAADSARTAGQAYAAAQYAAATRDAASAAVDAGNTAVALGTPYRATDVSAGLAVLVGEDSKTIAQQQADAAKARSDEAAKAAKDAQAAADKAKADAKAAAQLAANAAADAAKAAVSVQQARESAAQAAAEATAAQAADTATAQYNNQAAADAMAASAASSNADTDASAARASATQSEQDAAAARAAATTAEGNAATARGTATQADKDATAAEQSAANAQNLATQADTDAKAAEDQQRKDDQAALAAEVNGPTTQVPGLTPDEVAALQAQCGQDCVDDYNQAMALSNEDVLDWVKQNGGQILLDVLGVSDAEKCFSSGDVESCLWTAVNVAALIEVAGKIPAVSRAIIRITEGITKFLEEVRLARLTIDRLREIIDAAKVGDCAVEAVAGAAAHPQSFAAAMAPRAKKSKFCGIKRVAVLDADFCAKGMHINLKNGSEVSLLTDAAGELIGIVGRPAPQDATPAEINATIDAIKSDGKIRDQIVAVAREAIKQFNTPGKKAGTWGGPWGCANNRAAELEQLIQAIQSM, from the coding sequence GTGTTCTCGCTCACCGCGCTGGTGACCGCGACCTCGCTGACCATGTCGGTGGCCCAGGCCGCACCGACGCCCGCCCCCGCCGCCACCAGCGCCGACCCGGCGCCCGGCCCCGGCTACGCCGTCAACGGGGAAGTGGCGCACTACGACTTCGACTACGGCACCGACCAGTCCGCCCCGAACCGCATCACCGGCGGCCCGAACGCCGTGTACCACAACGGTGCCGCGGCCAACCCCGGCACCGACAACACCCTCATCTGGGGCCTTCCCGGCGGCACCCACCGCACGGTCCAGCTGGACGGCAGGAGCCAGTACGCCTCCGTCCCGCTGACGCTGCCCACGGACCAGTCGTTCACGGTCTCCGCCTGGGTGCTGCCCAACAAGGCCGGCGCGGCCGAGTCGGTGATCACCGAGGACGGCAGCCGGACCTCCGGCTTCTCGCTGCGGATCGATCCGAACGGCACGCCGGTGTTCGCCATGCCGCAGAGCGACGCGGACCAGGCCACCTGGGACACCGCCCGCGGACCTGTGCCGGTCCCGTCGAACAACGACTGGAACTACACCCACCTGACCGGCGTCTTCGACGCCCAGGCCGGCGAGATCCGGCTGTACGTGAACGGCGTGAAGGTCGCCGACGTCCCGCACACCGCGAGCTGGAAGGCCGCCGGGCAACTGGAGATCGGCCGCGGCCTGACGGCCGGCCAGGGCGCCGACTACTTCCCGGGCAAGATGGCCGAGGTGCGGATCTGGCAGCGCGCGCTGCCCGACCTGGAGGCCGCGAACGTCGCGATCCCGGACGGCGTCAACCGCGACGACGTCTGCACCGCGGGCAGCTGGCTGCACGCCGGCGGCCCGCAGGTGAAGGCGCTGGCCGCCAAGGCCCTGGCGAGCGATCGGCCCGGCCTGCGCCAGGACGCCGGACAGTACATGGGCTACGGCCCGCTGCCCATCGCCCGGGAGCAGGACAAGGAGGACGAGCAGAAGGTCGACAGCGCCCAGAACGCCCGCCCGGGCGCCTGGGGCACCGTGACCAAGCCGTTCGGCGACGGCATCTTCGGCGACGACTACACCGCCTTCCTGAACCCGCCGAACTACTTCGACCCGATGCAGAAGTTCCTGCTCGACACCGGCGAGCGGAACTTCAACCCGCCGCCCCCGCCCGGCCCGTCCCAGGACGCGCTGAACCAGGCGCTCAGCATCGCCCACCAGCACCAGGCGAGTGAGCAGAGCCCGTACGGCTTCTACCACTTCTACGCCGGCGACGGCGCGGTCAAGAGCTGGTCGGCGTACGAGATCGCCCGGTTCATCCGGTTCGGCGGCTTCCCGACCCAGGCCCCGGCGAGCGGCTCGGTCGAGTTCCGCACCGAGGTCGAGGACCTCAAGACCCAGTGGGCCGCCTGCGACTCGCAGGACCCGATCGACCCGAACCACGTGCTGGACGCGGTGGTCGCCACCGCGAGCGCCGAGTGGCAGGCGGAGCAGGGCTCCATGGCCGAGCAGCGCGCCGACATCGTGGCCGCCGACGCCCAGGCCTACCAGGACGTGCGCACCGCCTCCGCGGCGATGAACGAGGCCCAGGGCCAGGCGTACATCGTCGGCCGGATGCTGTTCTTCCAGAAGTACTGGCAGGGCCAGCCGAAGAGCAACATCTTCTACCCCAAGCCGGAGAAGTTCCCCCAGGCCACCGCCGCCATGGCGACCGCCAAGAAGGCGATCCAGGCGCAGTTGACGATCGCCCAGAAGGCCGCCGCCTCCGCCAAGGCCCAGGCCGACAAGGCGACCGCCGCCCAGGCCGACGCCGGGAAGACCGCGCTGGCCAACGGCACGCCGTACGGTCGCGGGCTGACCTACGCGCTGCAGTCGGCGCAGGTCACCAGCGCCTCGGCGGCTGCCGCGCAGTCGGCGGCCAAGGCGATCGAGGCCACCCTGAACGCGGTCTCGACCGGCCAGGCCGACTCCAAGGCGCTCTACGCCCTGATCGACACCCAGGCGCACGCCGCCCAGGCGGAGTTCCAGCGGGCTGCGGCGCAGGCCGCCGCCGACCAGGCGCACAATGCCGCCGCCGCCGCTGCCGTGCAGGCCGGCCAGGCCGCCCAGAACGCCGCCACGGCCAAGGCCGACCGGATCACCGCCGAGCAGGCCGAGGCCACCGCGAAGAGCGCGGCCGCGGACGCCGACGCCAAGCTGGCCGTCGCCCAGCAGGAGGCCGCCACCGCGGCCTCCGCCCGGCAGTCGGCCGACTCCCACCGGGCGGATGCCGAGGCCGCCGAGGCCAAGGCCCAGCAGCAGCAGGCCGCCGCGACCACCGCGATGAACGCGGCGCAGGCCGACGAGCAGACCGCGGCCGACAAGGCGAGCGCCGCCCGGAACGCCGAGGCGCAGGCGGCCGCCACCCGTGACGCCGCGGCGGACGCCGAGCAGGCGCGCGATGCGGCGCTCTCCCGGCAGAAGGCGCTGGACACCGCGGCCACGGCCGCGCAGGGCACCTCGGACGCGCAGGACGCCCGCCAGGCGGCCAACGACGCGGACACGGCGGCCGGCCAGGCGACCGACGCCGCGAGCGGTGCCCGTACGGCCGCCGACCAGGCCGGCCAAGCGGCGATCGCGGCCCGGGCCGACGCCACCCGGGCGACCGGAGCGGCCCAGCGCTCCCGTGCGGCAGCCGACGCCGCCCAGGCGGACGCGGCCACCACCAGCGCCGCCGCCGCGACCGCCCACGCGGCCGCCGCCGATGCGATCAACGCCTCGGCCGCCGCCGCACAGAACGTCAAGAACGCCGAACAGCAGGCGCAGAACGCGGTCACCGCCGCGGCAGGCGCCCGCAAGGACGCGCTCACCGCCCGGGTCGATGCGGACCGCGCCGCGGCCGACAGCGCCCGTACCGCCGGCCAGGCGTACGCAGCCGCGCAGTACGCCGCAGCCACCCGCGACGCGGCGAGCGCCGCGGTCGACGCCGGCAACACCGCCGTCGCGCTCGGCACGCCCTACCGGGCGACCGATGTCTCGGCGGGGCTCGCGGTGCTGGTCGGCGAGGACAGCAAGACCATCGCCCAGCAGCAGGCGGACGCAGCCAAGGCCCGCTCGGACGAGGCCGCCAAGGCGGCCAAGGACGCGCAGGCCGCGGCCGACAAGGCCAAGGCCGATGCCAAGGCCGCCGCTCAGCTCGCCGCCAACGCCGCTGCCGATGCCGCGAAGGCCGCGGTCTCCGTGCAGCAGGCGCGGGAGTCCGCCGCGCAGGCCGCGGCCGAGGCCACCGCGGCCCAGGCGGCCGACACCGCCACCGCGCAGTACAACAACCAGGCCGCCGCCGACGCCATGGCCGCAAGTGCGGCCTCCAGCAACGCGGACACCGACGCGAGCGCCGCCCGGGCTTCGGCGACCCAGTCCGAGCAGGACGCGGCGGCGGCCCGTGCGGCAGCCACCACGGCCGAGGGCAACGCGGCCACCGCCCGCGGCACGGCGACCCAGGCCGACAAGGACGCCACTGCCGCGGAGCAGTCCGCCGCCAACGCGCAGAACCTCGCGACCCAGGCCGACACGGACGCCAAGGCCGCCGAGGACCAGCAGCGCAAGGACGACCAGGCGGCCCTCGCCGCCGAGGTCAACGGCCCCACCACCCAGGTCCCGGGCCTGACCCCGGACGAGGTGGCGGCGCTGCAGGCGCAGTGCGGTCAGGACTGCGTCGACGACTACAACCAGGCGATGGCGCTGTCGAACGAGGACGTCCTCGACTGGGTCAAGCAGAACGGCGGCCAGATCCTGCTCGACGTGCTCGGGGTCTCCGACGCCGAGAAGTGCTTCAGCTCCGGCGACGTCGAGAGCTGCCTGTGGACGGCGGTGAACGTCGCCGCCCTGATCGAGGTGGCGGGCAAGATCCCGGCGGTCAGCCGGGCCATCATCCGGATCACCGAGGGCATCACCAAGTTCCTCGAGGAGGTCCGGCTGGCCCGCCTGACCATCGACCGGCTGCGCGAGATCATCGACGCCGCCAAGGTGGGCGACTGCGCGGTGGAAGCCGTCGCCGGCGCGGCGGCGCACCCGCAGTCCTTCGCGGCGGCGATGGCACCGCGCGCCAAGAAGTCCAAGTTCTGCGGCATCAAGCGGGTGGCCGTCCTGGACGCGGACTTCTGCGCCAAGGGCATGCACATCAACCTCAAGAACGGCTCCGAGGTCAGCCTGCTCACCGACGCCGCCGGCGAGCTCATCGGCATCGTCGGCCGGCCCGCCCCGCAGGACGCCACCCCGGCCGAGATCAACGCCACGATCGACGCCATCAAGTCCGACGGGAAAATACGCGACCAGATCGTCGCGGTCGCCCGGGAGGCCATCAAACAGTTCAACACCCCCGGAAAGAAGGCGGGCACCTGGGGCGGCCCGTGGGGCTGCGCCAACAATCGAGCGGCTGAATTGGAACAGCTGATCCAGGCCATTCAGAGTATGTGA